One window from the genome of Pungitius pungitius chromosome 14, fPunPun2.1, whole genome shotgun sequence encodes:
- the LOC119227789 gene encoding transforming acidic coiled-coil-containing protein 3-like, producing the protein MSSVDVNDENRGVCPGGKHNSSINDIFALDQPTGRPSILRQTENLPSKTVPKGTKVAFQTPRRDPVTKRIVSPSKSLKMASVDERTKGTESLNFDKINTLPKEATEQPEPKQEVSSYPDDDMPIQSKGGYQFDFDNLDSINPFLSSVTTVLSPARPFLENPPEPENNWEEPAKMETALDETLPFTQSVESSLVDVSADISSRDSSVVTVAKVHRVEEQDSCTATPDDKQPERVSSNVHQDKEPGSFLEDAPLTSDGAYTFDFDNLDTINPFQTGGSKIPNSPVPERTVPHGHPPVEETQKKETEPTDVVDGPELAQATLELVDFSTDCSVVTEGAAPGDEVRDSCTAAPGETRPAQMSPTVHQDKVSGSFVEDAPLLVKGAYRVDFDNLDAVDPFQTGGSKIPNSPVPERTVPHGHPPVEETQKKETEPTDVVDGPELAQATLELVDFSTDGSVVTEGTAPGDEVRDSCTTAPGETRPAQTSPTVRQDKDSPLLVKGAYAVDFDNLDAVDPFQTGGSKIPNSPVLERKVPNAHPPVETQKKEAEPTVAEAPALPQAAPQPIDFPSDGSAVVEGTAPADEVRGVCTATPEEREPAKMSPAVHQDKASGSFVEEAPLPAKGAYTVDFDNLDAVDPFHTGRSKIQNSPVRTAPGVSPHDEEAQIKQNQPTGVVIPGVTQEGPILPVKEPAVAPPADAPIKEGAVKLEFNFDDGREVKRRPPPKKFGKRPAGVKPVEGKPACDAKPPKGSPARPDAAGVPVPTASYSFDFDKLDEPNYNPFGTKASVNDSSMCGKKSGPVLMEASIPEQADRPVQKDAVSSACAAESVQPERAGRQTAEYADTKTPSQQDSGFLLEAERPSQSLPGVELCQPEQKSHTAMSEFNNEFVPGNLFMANDLDGQIDYLEQFGSSNFKESALRKQSLYLKFDPLMRESPKKAAGPVAHGDVSRPVAFVSRLETPQVAEKPASGQQKDDFKLFDAPATFPQPVNTEEAIIEVLKYSQKDMDAAIARVLAEGKEKEEQWSEKYNKKLHDVQEMRKIIAEFELVMARMQTDHEKEKDLAQVKLDEALLEKEQVSSDLNAMERSFSDLFKRLEKYKGVVEGYKKNEEILKACAQDYLTRIKKEEHRYHTLKAHAEEKISLANEEIAEVRSKNKAEVSALQAQLRREQLKAQSLEKSLDQKVKEAEELTKLCDELITKVQKG; encoded by the exons ATGAGTTCCGTTGACGTCAATGATGAGAATCGTGGGGTCTGTCCTGGAGGAAAGCACAACAGCTCAATTAACGACATTTTTGCCCTGGATCAGCCAACTGGGAGACCCTCCATCCTGCGTCAGACCGAGAACCTGCCCAGCAAGACGGTGCCAAAGGGAACAAAG GTGGCTTTTCAGACTCCAAGAAGAGACCCTGTGACTAAGAGAATTGTATCTCCCAGCAAGTCGCTCAAGATGGCGAGTGTGGACGAGCGCACAAAAGGGACGGAGTCCTTAAACTTTGATAAAATAAA TACTTTACCAAAAGAGGCCACTGAGCAGCCTGAGCCCAAACAAG AGGTGTCATCTTACCCTGATGATGACATGCCGATACAAAGCAAGGGAGGTTATCAGTTTGATTTCGACAACCTCGACTCCATCAATCCATTTCTGAGTTCGGTAACCACGGTGCTTTCTCCCGCGAGGCCCTTTCTCGAAAACCCTCCGGAACCAGAGAACAACTGGGAGGAGCCCGCCAAAATGGAAACGGCGCTAGACGAGACCCTTCCATTCACCCAGTCTGTGGAAAGCTCCCTGGTTGACGTCTCGGCCGACATCAGCTCCAGAGATAGCAGCGTGGTCACAGTGGCGAAGGTCCACCGCGTTGAGGAACAAGATTCCTGCACCGCCACACCTGATGATAAACAACCCGAAAGAGTGTCCTCAAATGTCCATCAAGACAAAGAGCCCGGCAGCTTTTTGGAAGACGCCCCTCTGACGTCCGACGgggcttacacttttgattttGACAACCTTGACACGATCAATCCTTTCCAAACCGGCGGCTCCAAAATCCCAAATTCACCGGTCCCGGAGAGGACCGTGCCACACGGCCACCCGCCTGTTGAGGAGACACAGAAAAAGGAAACTGAACCTACCGATGTGGTAGACGGGCCTGAGCTGGCTCAAGCAACTCTGGAACTGGTCGACTTCTCCACTGACTGCAGTGTGGTCACAGAGGGGGCGGCCCCGGGAGACGAGGTACGAGATTCATGCACCGCCGCACCAGGGGAAACTCGTCCTGCTCAAATGTCTCCCACCGTGCATCAAGACAAAGTTTCAGGCAGTTTTGTGGAAGACGCCCCTCTGCTGGTGAAAGGCGCTTACAGGGTGGATTTTGACAACCTTGACGCGGTCGATCCTTTCCAAACCGGCGGCTCCAAAATCCCAAATTCACCGGTCCCGGAGAGGACCGTGCCACACGGCCACCCGCCTGTTGAGGAGACACAGAAAAAGGAAACTGAACCTACCGATGTGGTAGACGGGCCTGAGCTGGCTCAAGCAACACTGGAACTGGTCGACTTCTCCACTGACGGCAGTGTGGTCACAGAGGGGACGGCCCCGGGAGACGAGGTACGAGATTCATGCACCACCGCACCAGGGGAAACTCGTCCTGCTCAAACGTCTCCCACCGTGCGTCAAGATAAAGACTCCCCTCTGCTGGTGAAAGGCGCTTACGCGGTGGATTTTGACAACCTTGACGCGGTCGATCCTTTCCAAACCGGTGGCTCTAAAATCCCAAATTCACCCGTCCTGGAGAGGAAAGTGCCAAACGCTCACCCACCTGTTGAGACCCAGAAAAAAGAAGCTGAACCTACCGTGGCGGAGGCGCCTGCGCTGCCTCAAGCGGCGCCGCAACCGATCGACTTCCCCAGTGACGGCAGTGCGGTCGTGGAGGGGACGGCCCCGGCAGACGAGGTTCGAGGTGTATGCACCGCCACGCCGGAGGAAAGGGAGCCTGCTAAAATGTCTCCTGCTGTCCACCAAGACAAAGCGTCTGGCAGTTTTGTGGAAGAGGCCCCACTCCCGGCGAAAGGCGCTTACACCGTGGACTTTGACAACCTCGACGCAGTCGATCCTTTCCACACCGGCCGCTCTAAAATCCAGAATTCGCCTGTGAGGACAGCGCCAGGCGTCTCCCCCCACGATGAGGAGGCGCAGATTAAGCAAAATCAACCCACCGGTGTTGTCATACCTGGGGTGACTCAAGAGGGGCCTATTCTGCCTGTGAAGGAACCCGCAGTGGCTCCGCCAGCGGATGCCCCAATCAAGGAGGGAGCCGTCAAACTAGAGTTTAATTTCGACGACGGCAGGGAGGTCAAACGGAGACCCCCGCCCAAGAAATTTGGCAAAAGGCCAGCGGGGGTGAAACCCGTAGAGGGGAAGCCGGCGTGTGACGCCAAACCGCCGAAGGGATCGCCGGCGCGGCCGGATGCCGCTGGCGTTCCCGTTCCCACTGCGTCCTACTCGTTTGACTTTGACAAGTTGGATGAGCCAAACTACAATCCCTTTGGGACTAAAGCAAGCGTGAACGACTCTTCAATGTGCGGCAAGAAATCCGGCCCCGTGCTCATGGAAGCTTCCATTCCAGAGCAGGCGGACAGGCCGGTTCAGAAGGACGCTGTATCTTCAGCATG CGCTGCAGAGAGTGTCCAACCCGAGAGGGCAGGGAGGCAG ACTGCCGAATACGCAGACACTAAGACTCCTTCTCAGCAAGACAGCGGATTTCTCCTTGAAGCTGAACGACCCTCGCAGAGTCTTCCTGGTGTTGAACTGTGTCAGCCGGAGCAGAAGTCGCACACCGCCATGTCAGAGTTCAATAATGAGTTTGTTCCTGGAAATTTGT TTATGGCCAATGACTTGGATGGGCAGATCGATTACCTCGAACAGTTTGGGTCCAGCAAT TTCAAGGAATCCGCATTGAGGAAACAATCCTTGTACCTTAAATTTGACCCTCTGATGAGAGAGAGCCCCAAGAAGGCTGCAGGCCCCGTTGCTCACGGCGACGTCTCCCGCCCCGTTGCCTTTGTGTCACG GCTGGAAACTCCACAGGTGGCAGAAAAGCCTGCAAGCGGACAACAAAAGGATGATTTCAAACTCTTTGATGCACCA GCTACTTTCCCCCAGCCAGTGAACACAGAGGAGGCCATTATCGAAGTGCTGAAGTACAGTCAGAAAGATATGGACGCAGCCATCGCCAGGGTCCTGGCAGAA ggaaaggaaaaagaggagcaATGGAGTGAAAAGTATAATAAGAAACTTCATGATGTTCAAGAAATGAG GAAAATCATTGCGGAATTTGAGCTTGTGATGGCGAGAATGCAGA CTGATCACGAGAAAGAGAAGGATCTGGCCCAGGTGAAGCTTGACGAGGCTCtgctggagaaggagcaggTGTCCAGTGACCTGAACGCCATGGAGAGATCTTTCTCCGACCTGTTCAAGAGACTGGAGAAGTACAAGGGTGTCGTTGAGGGCTACAAAAAG AATGAAGAGATCCTGAAAGCGTGCGCTCAGGACTATTTGACAAGGATCAAGAAGGAAGAGCACCGCTACCATACCCTTAAAGCTCATGCTGAGGAGAAAATTTCTCT TGCAAATGAAGAGATCGCTGAGGTGCGGTCCAAGAACAAGGCGGAGGTCTCTGCGCTTCAGGCTCAGCTGCGACGGGAGCAGCTGAAGGCGCAGTCGCTGGAGAAGAGCCTGGATCAGAAG GTGAAGGAGGCTGAAGAGCTCACCAAACTTTGTGACGAACTCATCACCAAAGTCCAGAAGGGTTAA